Proteins from one Mastacembelus armatus chromosome 16, fMasArm1.2, whole genome shotgun sequence genomic window:
- the irx2a gene encoding iroquois-class homeodomain protein IRX-2a isoform X1, translated as MSYPQGYLYQPPGSLALYSCPAYGASALAAPRNEDLARSSSGSAFSPYPGSAAFSASAGAGFSSPLSYSADPTTGFPSYMSSPYDAHTTGMAGALSYHPYGNPGYPYQLNDPAYRKNATRDATATLKAWLQEHRKNPYPTKGEKIMLAIITKMTLTQVSTWFANARRRLKKENKMTWAPRNKSEDEDEEDGDGERKEVERSEKTLDNSEASAEDEGISLHVDTLTDHSCSAESDGEKASCRVGSEQAGDKCDEDGEEQNHDPRVQLSPKPVTSSPLTGVEAPVISHHQHHHHHHHLHHLHHLHNQREDLARSLVNSNNMNANKSSSCLESRPSSGAPQNPTVKPKLWSLAEIATSDQKQQHQQQQLGQPGQPNCPSSSGGLLTPPTPSTTSPTATTPSLYAAPSILGRPIYYTSPFYSNYTNYGNFSPLQGQGILRYTNSSGVSLAAAAAAAAAAAANEGLSSSHQALEGSTNPKHRPDSPLVKNNPNQIVAVEQQQQQQHFRPANLEAKKGT; from the exons ATGTCCTATCCTCAGGGTTACCTCTACCAGCCCCCGGGCTCGCTGGCTCTTTATTCGTGTCCGGCTTACGGAGCCTCGGCTCTGGCTGCCCCGCGAAATGAAGACTTGGCGAGGTCGTCCTCTGGCTCAGCCTTCAGCCCTTATCCTGGATCGGCTGCTTTCTCCGCCTCGGCCGGTGCAGGCTTCTCCAGTCCACTGTCATACTCCGCGGATCCAACCACGGGATTCCCATCGTATATG AGCTCTCCATATGACGCCCACACGACGGGCATGGCTGGGGCATTAAGTTACCACCCATACGGGAATCCAGGGTACCCCTACCAACTCAACGACCCGGCTTACCGCAAAAACGCCACCAGGGACGCCACGGCCACCCTGAAGGCCTGGCTGCAGGAGCACAGGAAGAACCCGTACCCGACGAAAGGAGAGAAGATCATGCTGGCTATTATCACCAAGATGACCCTGACGCAGGTCTCCACATGGTTCGCCAACGCCAGGCGGAGGCTCAAGAAGGAGAACAAGATGACCTGGGCGCCCAGGAACAAGAGCGAAGACGAGGACGAGGAGGACGGGGAcggagagaggaaagaggtggAGCGCTCTGAGAAGACCCTGGATAACAGCGAGGCTTCAGCGGAGGATGAAG GTATCAGCCTGCATGTGGACACTCTGACGGACCACTCCTGCTCGGCAGAGTCTGATGGGGAGAAGGCCAGCTGTCGGGTGGGCTCTGAACAAGCCGGGGATAAATGCGACGAAGACGGCGAGGAGCAGAACCACGACCCGCGGGTTCAGCTTTCACCCAAACCCGTCACATCGTCGCCTCTGACAGGAGTAGAAGCGCCAGTTATCAGTCACCACcaacaccatcaccaccaccaccacctccatcatctccaccacctccacaaCCAACGCGAGGATTTGGCTCGGAGCCTCGTCAATAGCAACAACATGAACGCCAATAAATCGTCTTCATGCCTTGAGAGCAGGCCTTCATCTGGGGCGCCTCAGAACCCCACAGTCAAGCCCAAGCTCTGGTCGCTGGCGGAGATTGCTACCTCGGACCAAAAGCAGCAACATCAGCAACAGCAACTGGGGCAGCCTGGGCAACCAAACTGCCCCTCCTCCAGCGGCGGCCTCCTCACGCCCCCCACGCCCTCCACCACTTCCCCGACTGCCACTACCCCCTCCCTTTACGCGGCCCCCTCCATCCTTGGAAGACCTATTTATTACACGTCTCCCTTTTATAGCAATTACACAAACTATGGCAACTTCAGCCCCCTGCAGGGCCAAGGGATCCTGCGTTATACTAATTCATCTGGAGTGAGTCTGGCTGcagccgccgccgccgccgccgccgcagcTGCAAACGAGGGCCTGAGCTCCTCTCACCAGGCTCTGGAGGGGAGCACAAACCCCAAACACAGGCCAGACTCCCCCCTCGTTAAAAATAACCCAAACCAGATTGTAGCTgtcgagcagcagcagcaacaacagcatttCAGACCCGCAAATTTAGAAGCAAAGAAAGGTACGTAA
- the irx2a gene encoding iroquois-class homeodomain protein IRX-2a isoform X2, which translates to MAGALSYHPYGNPGYPYQLNDPAYRKNATRDATATLKAWLQEHRKNPYPTKGEKIMLAIITKMTLTQVSTWFANARRRLKKENKMTWAPRNKSEDEDEEDGDGERKEVERSEKTLDNSEASAEDEGISLHVDTLTDHSCSAESDGEKASCRVGSEQAGDKCDEDGEEQNHDPRVQLSPKPVTSSPLTGVEAPVISHHQHHHHHHHLHHLHHLHNQREDLARSLVNSNNMNANKSSSCLESRPSSGAPQNPTVKPKLWSLAEIATSDQKQQHQQQQLGQPGQPNCPSSSGGLLTPPTPSTTSPTATTPSLYAAPSILGRPIYYTSPFYSNYTNYGNFSPLQGQGILRYTNSSGVSLAAAAAAAAAAAANEGLSSSHQALEGSTNPKHRPDSPLVKNNPNQIVAVEQQQQQQHFRPANLEAKKGT; encoded by the exons ATGGCTGGGGCATTAAGTTACCACCCATACGGGAATCCAGGGTACCCCTACCAACTCAACGACCCGGCTTACCGCAAAAACGCCACCAGGGACGCCACGGCCACCCTGAAGGCCTGGCTGCAGGAGCACAGGAAGAACCCGTACCCGACGAAAGGAGAGAAGATCATGCTGGCTATTATCACCAAGATGACCCTGACGCAGGTCTCCACATGGTTCGCCAACGCCAGGCGGAGGCTCAAGAAGGAGAACAAGATGACCTGGGCGCCCAGGAACAAGAGCGAAGACGAGGACGAGGAGGACGGGGAcggagagaggaaagaggtggAGCGCTCTGAGAAGACCCTGGATAACAGCGAGGCTTCAGCGGAGGATGAAG GTATCAGCCTGCATGTGGACACTCTGACGGACCACTCCTGCTCGGCAGAGTCTGATGGGGAGAAGGCCAGCTGTCGGGTGGGCTCTGAACAAGCCGGGGATAAATGCGACGAAGACGGCGAGGAGCAGAACCACGACCCGCGGGTTCAGCTTTCACCCAAACCCGTCACATCGTCGCCTCTGACAGGAGTAGAAGCGCCAGTTATCAGTCACCACcaacaccatcaccaccaccaccacctccatcatctccaccacctccacaaCCAACGCGAGGATTTGGCTCGGAGCCTCGTCAATAGCAACAACATGAACGCCAATAAATCGTCTTCATGCCTTGAGAGCAGGCCTTCATCTGGGGCGCCTCAGAACCCCACAGTCAAGCCCAAGCTCTGGTCGCTGGCGGAGATTGCTACCTCGGACCAAAAGCAGCAACATCAGCAACAGCAACTGGGGCAGCCTGGGCAACCAAACTGCCCCTCCTCCAGCGGCGGCCTCCTCACGCCCCCCACGCCCTCCACCACTTCCCCGACTGCCACTACCCCCTCCCTTTACGCGGCCCCCTCCATCCTTGGAAGACCTATTTATTACACGTCTCCCTTTTATAGCAATTACACAAACTATGGCAACTTCAGCCCCCTGCAGGGCCAAGGGATCCTGCGTTATACTAATTCATCTGGAGTGAGTCTGGCTGcagccgccgccgccgccgccgccgcagcTGCAAACGAGGGCCTGAGCTCCTCTCACCAGGCTCTGGAGGGGAGCACAAACCCCAAACACAGGCCAGACTCCCCCCTCGTTAAAAATAACCCAAACCAGATTGTAGCTgtcgagcagcagcagcaacaacagcatttCAGACCCGCAAATTTAGAAGCAAAGAAAGGTACGTAA